Within Agarivorans litoreus, the genomic segment TTCGAGAGTTCAAATCTCTCCTCCTCCGCCATTTTTAAAGCCACGCTTAGCGTGGCTTTTTTCGTTTTATATCCTAGACAATACTCAAAACTTAAGTTGCTGATATTAATAATTAAAATATCAATCCCTTAAGCTCTCTCTGTTGTTTTTCTGTTTCTCATCTTAGATCTTTTTATTGAAACGCCAGCGTAATACAAATGAAATTGATTCTACTTAAGCTCAGTTTTTGCTAAAAAATATGTCAACTTTTCAGCTGAAAAATAGTTGAGTTTGTTGATTGTTTTGTGTTGACAAACACTATTCAGCTACTTATAAATGAGTAATGTTTTTTCTTGTTTTGAGGCTTGTGTCACCTTTAATTTATATTACCAATTAAATTTTGTGATATTTGTCAGGTTAGTTTTTTTGTTTATGAAGAATCAAAATTAAGAGCGGTAAACGCCAAATTTTGGTTTAGTAACCACCCGTAAGATACAGAGATATACAAGCAATACATGGAATTTTTAAGCTTGATACTAGGGGTGTGCAATGGATATGCAGAAACAAAATGGCGTAGTTCGTTCTAACGAATTTGAACTTGCTGTTGTCTACCGAATTTCAGATGTATTTATCATTATTGCCGTTTTAGCTGGCTTGTCTTGGCTTAAAAACGGTTCCTTCGATTTGGCCTTTCAGCTAATGGGTGTTGGCCTCTCAGCCATCTACTTGGTCGTAGCGGAATCCTTCAACTTATACCGTTCGTGGCGGGTTTCTTCTCTCAAGGAACAAGCCATGGTTAACCTATGGGTTTGGATTATCAGCATTGCCTTGTTGTTCGCTGTTAATTACTTCCTAAAAATCTCGGCAACCTACTCGCGGGTGGTGGTTGGTTCGTGGGTGGTGGCTACGCCGATGTTACTTATCACTTGGCGTCTGGTATTCCGCGAGAGCTTGGCTGTAATGCGCCGCTTTGGTTATAACACTCGCCGAGCTGCCATTATTGGGGTCTCACCCAATGGTGTACAACTAAAAGAAACCTTCGAAAATTCAGAAGAGCTAGGTATTCAGTTTGTTGGCTTTTTTGATGATAGGGATGTTTCTCGTTTAGAAGATAGTGGCTATACTGGGCCTGTTGCCAAGGTTGATACCGCCCTTGAAATGGCTAAACGCGGTGAAGTCGATCACGTGTATATTGCGTTGCCTATGCATGCAAAAGACCGTATCACAGCTTATTTGCAACAACTGTCAGATACCACTACCACCACTTTTATCGTGCCAGATTTCTTTACCTACAACTTACTGCATTCACGTTGGAGTTCGCTGGGTGATATTCAAACCGTCAGCGTATTTGATAGTCCATTCCGTGGCGGCAGCATGTTGGTTAAACGCATCCAAGATATTGTATTGTCATCGATTATCATTTTATTGATTAGCCCAATTTTGTTGGCGGTGGCGATTGGTGTTAAGCGCTCTTCTCCTGGTCCCATCTTGTTTAAGCAAGATCGCTATGGCCTAGACGGTAAGAAAATCCGTGTTTGGAAGTTTCGCTCAATGAGCACCCAAGATAATGGTGCTGTTGTGAAGCAAGCAACCAAAAACGAT encodes:
- a CDS encoding undecaprenyl-phosphate glucose phosphotransferase, giving the protein MDMQKQNGVVRSNEFELAVVYRISDVFIIIAVLAGLSWLKNGSFDLAFQLMGVGLSAIYLVVAESFNLYRSWRVSSLKEQAMVNLWVWIISIALLFAVNYFLKISATYSRVVVGSWVVATPMLLITWRLVFRESLAVMRRFGYNTRRAAIIGVSPNGVQLKETFENSEELGIQFVGFFDDRDVSRLEDSGYTGPVAKVDTALEMAKRGEVDHVYIALPMHAKDRITAYLQQLSDTTTTTFIVPDFFTYNLLHSRWSSLGDIQTVSVFDSPFRGGSMLVKRIQDIVLSSIIILLISPILLAVAIGVKRSSPGPILFKQDRYGLDGKKIRVWKFRSMSTQDNGAVVKQATKNDPRVTKFGAFIRRTSLDELPQFFNVLMGSMSIVGPRPHAVSHNEEYRQIVNRYMLRHKVKPGITGWAQINGYRGETDTLEKMEKRVQYDLEYIRVWTLWMDIKIVFLTIFKGFVGKTAY